From a region of the Trichoderma atroviride chromosome 6, complete sequence genome:
- a CDS encoding uncharacterized protein (BUSCO:EOG092D1SQB~TransMembrane:1 (o657-676i)), with amino-acid sequence MSNDTEGAVAQSSGPDAVGGNKFSHAISAWRNVDLTTLVSNLDNTASEIVTYQRDSTVQRKELAQKTKDFRKSDDATKLAEIKGLLKAYQTFIDLLTNHSKSVNSAFLKAYTSLSEAPDPYPLLEASVDSMLVSEDTLPKVTEENKHLQKSVSKLTTQLEESESRLQDERAARKGLEDNLEAKVKEVETSWTAVLDEKKDNWEAKEKTLEEKVANQDRLLSELKANYEVNQRLGKANSEEQDGQRSQALNAELEMLHVDLERTSSRLAEVEARNEQMRLELAQTKSSRQSQNSSLEDDPGYMRMRSENSSLIRKLDAARVEKEGFKRDLDSKLRSVEREVVLLKEEKESLKEKVDKWGDYEEVKQELEVLKSIEFSTGDDDEVPHEIEGVTGKGDTLEKLLLARNKKLNDELTILRVSHQDLQRRLEDLQEDLSRTNAELEKAQKLNEKLESDLENLQAEGANAFPSGASVAGTYITRAQGRKGGRISPTSSIISGIDPRTAPGEREPMGGGSGILPMVMAQRDRFKKRNAQLEQELSENHRAVQQLRHEVAALQKDNLNLYEKTRYVSTYSRGGATTSSSSAYATNPNPSTVTIGGTGNPGMELNRYQKAYESSISPFAAFRGRESARAYRRMSLPERVVYSITRMVLASRTSRNLFAAYCVALHILVFFSLYWLGTADLESHASNFGSSAAAAAAGAAAGGGGVGGGAASGGGHGDWREDGFDG; translated from the exons ATGTCGAACGATACAGAAGGGGCTGTGGCGCAGAGCAGCGGCCCCGATGCCGTCGGAGGAAACAAGTTCTCTCACGCCATCTCAGCGTGGAGGA ATGTTGACCTGACAACGCTGGTATCCAATCTGGACAATACGGCGTCGGAGATTGTGACCTACCAGCGAGACTCGACGGTGCAGCGCAAGGAACTGGCGCAAAAGACCAAGGATTTCAGAAAATCAGATGATGCTACAAAACTGGCGGAGATCAAAGGGCTTCTCAAAG CATACCAAACCTTTATCGATCTCCTAACGAATCATTCTAAATCGGTGAACTCGGCATTTCTCAAGGCATATACTTCGCTGTCTGAGGCCCCCGATCCATATCCTTTACTGGAAGCCTCGGTTGATTCGATGCTGGTGTCCGAAGATACGCTACCGAAAGTTACCGAAGAAAATAAGCACCTCCAAAAGAGCGTCTCAAAGCTTACGACGCAGCTCGAAGAATCAGAATCCAGGCTCCAAGACGAACGCGCTGCCCGCAAAGGACTTGAGGACAACTTGGAGGCCAAGGTAAAAGAGGTGGAAACATCATGGACCGCTGTGctggatgagaagaaggacaatTGGGaggccaaagaaaagacgcTCGAAGAGAAGGTTGCGAATCAGGACCGCCTGCTAAGCGAATTGAAGGCCAACTACGAAGTCAATCAGCGACTGGGGAAAGCTAACAGCGAAGAACAAGATGGTCAGCGCAGCCAAGCCTTGAATGCGGAGCTTGAAATGCTTCATGTGGATCTCGAGCGGACGAGTTCCAGGCTagctgaagttgaagcaCGGAATGAGCAGATGAGACTCGAGCTGGCCCAGACCAAGTCGTCGAGACAATCTCAGAATTCATCCCTGGAGGATGATCCTGGATACATGCGAATGCGCTCGGAGAACTCTTCTCTCATCCGCAAGCTGGACGCAGCGAGGGTAGAGAAGGAAGGGTTCAAACGCGATCTCGATAGCAAGTTGCGATCCGTAGAGCGTGAAGTGGTCCTGttgaaggaggagaaagagTCCCTCAAAGAAAAGGTGGACAAATGGGGTGACTACGAGGAGGTGaagcaggagctggaggtTCTCAAGAGCATTGAGTTCTCAactggcgatgacgacgaggtgCCACACGAAATCGAAGGGGTCACTGGCAAGGGCGATACATTGGAGAAACTCTTGTTGGCGCGAAATAAGAAACTCAACGATGAGCTTACGATTCTCCGGGTCTCGCATCAAGACTTGCAGCGCCGACTAGAAGATCTCCAGGAAGATCTTTCCAGAACCAATGCAGAGCTAGAGAAGGCGCAGAAATTGAATGAGAAGCTCGAGAGTGACCTGGAAAATCTCCAGGCAGAAGGGGCAAACGCTTTCCCATCTGGCGCATCTGTTGCTGGCACCTACATCACTCGCGCCCAAGGACGTAAGGGAGGGAGAATATCACCCACGTCATCCATCATTAGTGGAATAGACCCTCGGACAGCACCCGGCGAGCGTGAACCGATGGGAGGAGGATCAGGTATTCTcccgatggtgatggcgcaGAGAGATCgcttcaagaagaggaacgctcagctggagcaggagcTCTCCGAAAACCACCGGGCGGTTCAGCAGCTACGACATGAAGTGGCCGCCCTGCAGAAAGACAACTTGAATCTTTACGAGAAGACAAGGTATGTCTCAACCTACAGCCGAGGAGGGGCCACgacatcttcgtcatctgcCTACGCGACGAACCCCAACCCGTCGACAGTCACCATCGGTGGGACAGGAAATCCCGGCATGGAGCTGAACCGCTACCAAAAAGCGTACGAGTCCAGCATATCGCCGTTTGCAGCGTTCCGCGGCCGAGAGTCGGCCAGAGCGTACCGACGCATGAGCCTTCCAGAGAGGGTGGTCTATTCAATCACGCGCATGGTTCTAGCGTCGCGGACAAGCAGGAACTTGTTTGCCGCCTACTGCGTGGCGCTGCACATAttggtcttcttctcgctgtACTGGCTGGGCACGGCAGACTTGGAGAGTCACGCCAGCAATTTCGGCTCgtcagcggcggcggcggcggcgggagcagctgctggtggaGGGGGAGTAGGTGGAGGAGCGGCAAGCGGCGGAGGCCATGGAGACTGGCGGGAAGATGGATTTGATGGGTAA
- a CDS encoding uncharacterized protein (EggNog:ENOG41~SECRETED:SignalP(1-18)), whose amino-acid sequence MRPSTFLVSSLAIFGAHAAPAIPKIDLKNVANPAAALDALSNYFNLIASKVQTSKVQPVAPICDMSKAQMPAINGLPPPSAGLTLHHVAVGRGTQNYTCDTSNPSSAPVAVGALATLFNVSCVAAINQDLLEKVPAMAVNFNFDAVTSTGSLGPMTPPPISGHHFFVDSTTPFFNLDTPTLNIGTVPTSKNNTVAAPATAAKGPSGSSAVPWLKLLAKDGATGGIKEVYRIDTAGGSAPATCQGQPANIEVQYSAVYWFWGSN is encoded by the exons ATGCGTCCATCAACATTCCTGGTATCATCACTGGCCATCTTTGGGGCCCACGCTGCTCCGGCAATCCCCAAGATCGACCTCAAAAATGTAGCCAACCCGGCGGCAGCCCTGGATGCCCTGTCAAATTACTTCAACCTGATTGCATCAAAGGTCCAGACTTCCAAAGTACAGCCCGTTGCGCCGATATGCGACATGTCCAAGGCACAGATGCCTGCTA TCAATGGACTGCCACCTCCCTCTGCAGGCCTGACGCTGCATCACGTTGCCGTCGGCCGCGGCACCCAGAACTACACGTGCGATACCAGCAACCCCAGCTCAGCTCCCGTGGCCGTTGGAGCACTGGCCACTCTCTTCAACGTCAGCTGCGTCGCGGCCATCAACCAAGATCTGCTGGAAAAGGTCCCTGCCATGGCCGTCAACTTCAACTTCGACGCCGTCACCTCCACGGGATCACTCGGCCCCATGACGCCTCCTCCCATCTCGGGCCACCACTTCTTCGTCGACAGCACGACGCCCTTCTTCAACCTGGACACACCCACCCTGAACATCGGCACAGTGCCCACCTCCAAGAACAACACCGTCGCTGCACCAGCCACGGCCGCAAAGGGACCCTCAGGCTCCAGCGCCGTTCCGTGGTTGAAGCTGCTTGCCAAGGATGGCGCCACCGGCGGCATCAAGGAGGTGTACAGAATCGACACCGCCGGAGGCAGCGCGCCAGCTACATGCCAGGGCCAGCCCGCCAACATTGAAGTGCAATACTCGGCAGT ATACTGGTTCTGGGGAAGCAACTAA
- a CDS encoding uncharacterized protein (EggNog:ENOG41) has protein sequence MPLLGTPFSIDRLLGLHLFDSAFGPAPPPSKPASTAKKHPATTSAASCFASSASSSNILKTGASSTSSSSALALLGLVAQDPDPASSPSPAAAVASPPAPIATWPMAQLPVEIFEIITRYLTRADVQALRLVCREFEAKVSAQYFRNVVVPFRAELYTSLDDDNNAAITSRLFSNGMRIFESFGPHILRFALSLELDEFILAYPPVKPAQEAVPAFWGIYRWPHETYNRYRDLEGLEQTADETDSMKKALRCLTKVTNIGLCCDAGLGFLVGPEHAAQKINNRDPVFDARDWHPEGRVKKAQHDTFKRRVLEKMISDAGFAGYCVPEAIDLLLETEGVTITEIDFDEREVNVDEQQQQLQQQQQEARSSRRAQRQFQIHHLLQQHNPQPQPQQPQLAALPQQHQQQQQNADVFDIFGFQVPDHHGGHIQLPVPPNGNGNETTTFGPPEEDAAFGIPIIPAQPVPALAFPPRPNPIQQRVAPQEGQRQVALETANRQPLIPTNLTRAQKELLLELEWAHRAMIQSYVISIIDNARDNCFTHLTNVTIAKIPSAHIHILCHKELWENIPSIKTVSLAVIADWRKISKPSPGVVEDVHVSPVEAVSKVYRLLNDHIGRQPNIESLRFEWICGGEFARGPYQRNQYVLPAPFVESSDLMISPEGAKDTNRLLYLPYIKHLSLKNCWFAPHILFQTTRYMALHCLEKLEFETVSISGPPTIPPQQPANPAPLVADDQGVPIHPLFPPFAGPMPGAPFQPPVIPPPPEEPSVDRLGLPETFSWAGFCEHFSPGIKMRHLPRFRESSGSDTDGTNSKSEDLSPFLPDANRLKVDESRYGLSSISFKSCGYVFIDVRTLDIRAILPTEAQLGHAFANALRHDIFHSMQYSKDKFLGRIVPFMLPAEMKTLEQIFFFEQGWSKVYPDQVLEDAITDGFDCPGMARFSGTLEGTGDAESLVLTE, from the exons ATGCCTCTGCTGGGGACGCCGTTTTCCATTGAtcggctgctgggcctgcaCCTGTTTGACAGCGCATTCGGCCCAGCACCACCGCCTAGCAAGCCCGCCAGCACTGCTAAAAAACACCCCGCAACGACCTCGGCCGCTTCCTGcttcgcttcttctgcatcCTCCTCCAACATCCTCAAAACTGGCGCGTCCTCgacctcttcatcatcagcgttagccctgctcggcctcgtcgcccaGGACCCCgatccagcatcatctccgtCGCCTGCCGCCGCTGTAGCCTCGCCGCCTGCCCCCATCGCTACGTGGCCAATGGCGCAGCTACCGGTCGAGATTTTCGAAATCATCACCAGGTATCTGACCCGGGCTGATGTCCAGGCCCTCCGCCTGGTGTGCAGGGAGTTCGAGGCCAAGGTCTCTGCCCAGTATTTCCGAAATGTCGTCGTGCCCTTCCGCGCTGAGCTGTACACCAGCCTAGATGACGACAACAACGCCGCCATCACGTCGAGGCTGTTTTCAAACGGCATGCGCATCTTCGAATCCTTTGGTCCTCACATCTTGCGCTTCGCCCTATCGCTCGAGCTGGACGAATTCATCCTCGCCTACCCGCCCGTCAAACCCGCCCAAGAAGCCGTCCCCGCCTTCTGGGGCATCTATCGATGGCCCCACGAAACGTACAACCGCTACAGAGACCTCGAAGGTCTGGAGCAGACGGCCGATGAAACCGACAGCATGAAGAAGGCTCTTCGCTGCCTGACCAAGGTAACCAACATCGGCCTCTGCTGCGATGCGGGCCTGGGATTTCTGGTTGGCCCTGAGCATGCGGCCCAGAAGATCAACAATCGTGACCCCGTCTTCGATGCCCGCGACTGGCATCCGGAAGGTCGTGTAAAGAAGG CCCAGCATGATACCTTCAAGCGTCGAGTCCTGGAGAAGATGATCTCTGATGCTGGCTTCGCCGGCTACTGCGTTCCCGAAGCGATCGACCTTCTACTCGAAACCGAGGGCGTTACCATTACCGAAATCGACTTTGACGAGCGAGAAGTTAACGttgacgagcagcagcagcagttgcagcagcagcagcaagaggcaCGCAGCTCTCGGAGAGCCCAGCGCCAGTTTCAAATCCATCACCTCCTACAGCAGCACAATCCACAACCACAGCCGCAACAGCCGCAGCTAGCAGCATTaccacagcagcatcaacagcagcaacagaaTGCTGACGTATTCGACATCTTTGGATTCCAGGTGCCTGACCATCACGGGGGACATATTCAGCTGCCTGTACCCCCAAATGGTAATGGCAACGAGACCACAACCTTTGGACCGCCCGAGGAAGACGCGGCGTTTGGGATCCCCATCATTCCTGCGCAACCGGTACCGGCATTGGCATTCCCTCCACGTCCAAATCCCATCCAACAGAGGGTAGCTCCACAGGAGGGCCAACGACAGGTCGCGCTCGAAACCGCCAATCGCCAGCCTCTTATTCCAACCAATCTTACCCGGGCTCAAAAGGAACTgcttctggagctggagtGGGCTCATCGGGCCATGATCCAATCTTATGTTATCAGCATCATCGATAACGCCAGAGACAATTGCTTCACGCATTTGACGAATGTAACCATTGCCAAAATTCCCAGCGCTCACATTCACATCTTGTGCCACAAGGAACTCTGGGAGAATATTCCTAGTATCAAAACCGTCTCCCTTGCTGTTATTGCAGATTGGAGGAAGATTTCCAAGCCTTCCCCGGGCGTAGTCGAGGACGTTCATGTATCTCCCGTTGAAGCCGTGAGTAAGGTCTATCGGCTGCTGAATGATCATATCGGACGACAACCAAATATCGAGAGCCTTCGCTTCGAGTGGATCTGCGGTGGCGAGTTTGCGAGAGGCCCGTATCAGCGCAATCAATATGTTCTACCGGCTCCATTTGTTGAGTCCTCAGACTTGATGATTTCTCCCGAGGGCGCCAAAGATACCAATAGGCTGCTGTATCTGCCTTACATCAAGCACTTGTCACTCAAAAATTGCTGGTTCGCGCCGCACATTTTGTTCCAAACAACTCGTTACATGGCGCTACACTGTCTTGAAAAGCTGGAGTTTGAGACTGTTTCTATTTCTGGGCCTCCCACCATTCCTCCACAACAGCCTGCAAATCCTGCTCCGCTCGTTGCCGACGATCAAGGCGTTCCGATTCACCCactcttccccccctttgcTGGCCCTATGCCAGGCGCCCCTTTCCAACCGCCTGTGATTCCTCCACCGCCCGAGGAACCGTCCGTTGACAGACTTGGGCTGCCAGAAACATTTTCATGGGCTGGTTTCTGCGAGCATTTCAGCCCTGGCATCAAGATGCGTCACCTTCCACGCTTTCGCGAATCGTCCGGCTCGGACACAGATGGAACCAACAGTAAATCCGAAGACCTTTCTCCTTTCTTACCGGATGCCAATAGGCTCAAGGTTGATGAGTCTCGGTATGGCCTCAGCTCCATATCTTTCAAGTCCTGTGGCTATGTCTTTATAGATGTACGCACCCTTGATATCAGGGCGATTCTGCCGACAGAGGCTCAGCTTGGTCATGCGTTTGCAAACGCTCTTCGACACGACATCTTCCACTCGATGCAGTACAGCAAAGACAAGTTCCTCGGGCGCATTGTGCCATTCATGCTGCCCGCCGAAATGAAGACGCTGGAGcaaattttcttctttgagcaGGGCTGGAGCAAAGTGTACCCTGATCAGGTTCTTGAAGACGCTATTACTGATGGTTTTGACTGCCCTGGCATGGCACGCTTCTCTGGAACTCTCGAGGgaactggcgatgctgaaTCACTCGTGCTGACGGAAtga
- a CDS encoding 60S ribosomal protein uL22 produces the protein MVRYAATEIQPAKSARARGAYLRVSFKNTRETAQAINGWKLQRAVQFLENVKEHKEAVPMRRYAGSTGRTAQGKQFGVSKARWPIKSAEFLLGLLKNAEANADAKGLDTGALVVKHIQVNQAPKQRRRTYRAHGRINPYMSNPCHIELILTEGEEVVQKSDEVVGRERLTARQRAVRARKAITAA, from the exons ATG GTTCGATACGCCGCGACCGAGATCCAGCCCGCGAAGTCGGCCCGCGCCCGCGGTGCCTACCTCCGAGTTTCCTTCAAGAACACCCGAGAGACCGCTCAGGCCATCAACGGCTGGAAGCTGCAGCGAGCTGTCCAGTTCCTCGAGAACGTCAAGGAGCACAAGGAGGCTGTCCCCATGCGACGATATGCCGGCAGCACTGGCCGCACCGCCCAAG GCAAGCAGTTCGGTGTCTCCAAGGCTCGATGGCCCATCAAGTCCGCCGAGTTCCTGCTCGGTCTCCTGAAGAACGCTGAGGCCAACGCCGACGCTAAGGGCCTCGACACTGGCGCTCTCGTCGTCAAGCACATCCAGGTCAACCAGGCTCCCAAGCAGCGAAGAAGGACATACCGTGCTCACGGTCGT ATCAACCCCTACATGTCCAACCCCTGCCACATCGAGCTCATCCTGACCGAGGGTGAGGAGGTCGTCCAGAAGTCCGACGAGGTTGTTGGCCGTGAGCGCCTCACCGCCCGCCAGCGCGCCGTCCGTGCCCGCAAGGCCATCACCGCCGCATAA
- a CDS encoding uncharacterized protein (BUSCO:EOG092D3LSA): MAPFTARGGRGGPGGGRGGGAPRGGRGGFSGRGSANGVRGRGGGGRGGPPGRGGRGGPPRGGRGGRGGARGGPGGMKGGAKVVIEPHRHAGVFVVRGGKEDGIATRNLTPGESVYGEKRISVDEPVENDDGTTTTTKVEYRLWNPFRSKLCAAIAGGADDIYIRPGSRVLYIGAASGTSVSHVADLVGPTGFVYAVEFSNRSGRDLIAMAAKRPNVVPIVEDARQPVRYRMVVPMVDVIFADVAQPDQARIVAMNANWFLKQGGGVLISIKANCIDSTAPAAEVFASEVQKMRAESIKPKFQLTLEPFERDHCLVAGIYTRGA, translated from the exons ATGGCGCCTTTCACTGCTCGTGGCGGTCGCGGTGGCCCTGGTGGtggccgaggaggaggtgcTCCTCGTGGAGGCCGCGGAGGCTTCAGCGGCCGTGGCTCTGCTAACGGTGTTCGTGGACGAG GCGGTGGTGGTCGTGGAGGCCCTCCCGGTCGtggcggccgtggtggcCCTCCCCgtggaggacgaggaggccgTGGTGGTGCCCGCGGTGGTCCTGGCGGCATGAAGGGCGGTGCCAAGGTCGTCATT GAGCCTCACCGTCACGCCGGTGTCTTCGTCGTTCGTGGtggcaaagaagacggtATTGCGACCCGTAACCTCACCCCCGGCGAGTCTGTCTACGGCGAGAAGCGCATCAGCGTTGACGAGCCCGTTGAGAACGACGACGGAACCACTACCACCACCAAGGTCGAGTACCGACTTTGGAACCCCTTCCGAAGCAAGCTTTGCGCTGCCATCGCTGGTGGCGCTGACGACATCTACATTCGTCCTGGTTCTCGTGTTCTCTACATTGGTGCTGCCTCTGGTACCTCCGTCTCTCACGTTGCCGACCTTGTTGGCCCTACTGGTTTTGTCTACGCCGTCGAGTTCTCTAACCGCTCTGGCCGTGATCtcattgccatggctgccaagcGACCCAACGTTGTCCCCATTGTCGAGGATGCCCGTCAGCCCGTCCGTTACCGCATGGTCGTCCCCATGGTCGATGTCATCTTTGCCGACGTTGCCCAGCCCGACCAGGCCCGTATTGTTGCCATGAACGCCAACTGGTTCCTCAAGCAGGGTGGTGGTGTCTTGAtctccatcaaggccaactgTATCGACAGCACAGCCCCCGCCGCCGAGGTTTTCGCCAGCGAAGTCCAGAAGATGCGCGCAGAGTCCATCAAGCCCAAGTTCCAGCTCACCTTAG AACCCTTCGAGCGTGATCACTGTCTGGTTGCCGGTATTTACACACGCGGCGCCTAA
- a CDS encoding uncharacterized protein (TransMembrane:1 (o27-44i)), with translation MDPQSNSTSFPWTIESSPLSAYWTPRTGYYLTIFTVLLSVWLFLRSKPESSKLCVPFYKTSKLKWIFDAESQIVKSYKEFQDQVYQIKATEGTQAIIPPKFIAEIKGLPEDTLSATEAVADALQTKYTNFTPGHNGDMLSLLVRTRLTQNLAELIPQLKSELEHYIGTEFPACDDWTPVKWQPFALRGIARLSGRAFVGPWLNREEQWLKVTIDFAIDVFMSVIKLQFFPEWFRPIAQYAVSDLRKIRKDVDIAKSLLKPLLEERIRDMEISSCHEPPNDLMQWLIEALPQEEKADVDVHARLQLILAAASIHTTNNLLFECMADLADHPEIQEELRAEAYQILEVENGWARKESMTKLKKLDSFMREVQRLRGNVTSFIRKVIKPIDLSDGTHLPAGTRVLAPQAGISIDDQFFPNPTELDPLRFYHMRQESAEASNRWQFTSLNDTNLNFGAGKHACPGRFFAGNEIKLILAFFLINYDVRLKKGDKRPQPMALVMTKGPNPNTEFEFRRRQLAN, from the exons ATGGATCCTCAATCCAACTCGACGTCCTTTCCGTGGACAATTGAATCATCACCCTTGTCTGCTTACTGGACACCGCGCACAGGCTACTATCTGACCATCTTCACTGTGTTGCTTTCTGTGTGGCTTTTCCTGAGATCAAAACCCGAATCTAGCAAGCTTTGCGTGCCTTTCTACAAGACTTCCAAATTAAAATGGATTTTTGATGCAGAATCACAGATTGTCAAAAGTTACAAAGAG TTTCAAGACCAGGTTTATCAGATCAAGGCGACTGAGGGAACCCAGGCTATTATTCCTCCAAAATTCATTGCTGAGATCAAGGGTTTACCTGAGGATACTCTCAGCGCCACAGAGGCTGTAGCTGAT GCTCTTCAAACCAAGTACACCAATTTCACGCCGGGACACAATGGCGATATGCTATCGCTTCTTGTTAGAACTCGTCTAACGCAGAATCTCGCTGAACTCATTCCTCAGCTTAAGAGCGAACTTGAGCATTACATTGGTACCGAGTTCCCAGCTTGCGATGACTGGACGCCTGTCAAGTGGCAGCCTTTTGCTCTACGCGGCATTGCTCGATTGAGCGGCCGAGCCTTCGTTGGACCCTGGCTGAATCGCGAAGAGCAATGGCTCAAAGTCACCATCGATTTCGCCATTGACGTCTTCATGTCCGTTATCAAACTGCAATTTTTCCCCGAATGGTTTCGCCCCATTGCTCAATACGCCGTGTCAGATTTGCGCAAGATACGGAAGGATGTCGACATTGCCAAATCCTTGTTGAAGCCCTTGCTGGAGGAAAGAATACGCGACATGGAGATTTCGTCTTGCCATGAGCCACCGAATGATCTAATGCAGTGGCTTATTGAGGCTCTcccccaagaagaaaaggctgaTGTGGATGTCCACGCCAGACTGCAACTCATCTTGGCTGCGGCGTCTATTCACACCACGAATAACCTCTTGTTTGAGTGCATGGCTGATCTTGCTGATCACCCCGAGattcaagaagagctgcgaGCAGAAGCTTACCAAATTCTCGAGGTAGAGAATGGCTGGGCTCGCAAGGAAAGCATgaccaagctcaagaagctcgacaGCTTCATGCGAGAAGTTCAACGCCTCCGTGGCAATGTCA CTTCTTTTATTCGCAAGGTTATAAAGCCCATCGACCTCTCAGATGGCACACATTTACCCGCGGGCACGAGAGTCCTAGCCCCCCAAGCGGGCATTTCCATAGACGACCAGTTTTTCCCCAACCCCACGGAATTAGATCCCTTGCGATTCTACCACATGCGGCAAGAGTCGGCCGAGGCGAGCAATCGCTGGCAGTTTACGTCGCTCAACGACACAAATCTCAACTTTGGCGCGGGGAAGCACGCCTGCCCGGGTCGATTCTTTGCTGGGAATGAGATCAAGCTCATTTTGgccttctttctcatcaatTATGACGTGAGGTTGAAGAAGGGGGACAAGCGGCCGCAGCCAATGGCTTTGGTCATGACAAAGGGGCCGAATCCGAATACCGAGTTTGAATTTAGACGGCGGCAGTTGGCCAATTAA
- a CDS encoding uncharacterized protein (EggNog:ENOG41), translated as MGGARPAGIEYEKVTEPDNDAYRSLGLKIGDIPAALTKLADLPEQTISFSSVPKPPSPSSPTDSAISLERDNEIDSTRLNKIPLEKFKTVDTTIQPPRFVQPHPPYNVFPAKIHTARELTKPGAEKRTYHFDLDITDYPEEEDSDFKVGGAIGVMAPNSEAVVEDVLDALMVPRFLRDKPVLMKTSKGRWPTVWGDDKPRELVTTRRDLLTWCADLQSYPPTKPLLRVLAEHAAADNEKKILSFLCAAEGQGAFCDFRSGPGISISQLLHAFPSAHPPMDELLSALQQLMPRFYSLSNDPHDTFQRGDQKQHRLIEIAVTVHETGDWREGARTGVGSGFFERQARKFIKAQEAGEKTEFYIPMFKGLMANPLAKQFNAEGPMLLIGAGVGIAPFRGFVQRRLKQANCANKVWVLQGIRDSLVDEIYSGEWGVHEDEVKKVVQSRRGEGRYVQEEVRNQSDLVWSIVNAVDGRIFVCGSSKGMGEGVEEALVDVAMAKGNLEREEARNFWQLKKEAGQYIAETW; from the coding sequence atgggCGGCGCGAGACCAGCTGGCATTGAATACGAAAAAGTCACGGAGCCCGATAATGACGCCTATCGGTCCCTCGGCCTCAAGATTGGCGACATCCCGGCCGCCCTGACCAAGCTGGCCGACCTCCCAGAGCAGACCATCTCATTCAGCTCGGTCCCCAAGCCGCCGAGCCCATCCTCTCCCACAGATTCTGCAATCTCTCTGGAGCGCGATAACGAGATTGACAGCACCAGGCTCAACAAGATTCCACTCGAAAAGTTCAAGACTGTTGACACGACCATTCAGCCGCCGCGATTCGTCCAGCCTCACCCTCCATATAACGTCTTTCCCGCCAAGATCCACACGGCGCGCGAGCTCACGAAGCCTGGTGCCGAGAAGCGCACTTATCACTTCGACCTGGATATCACAGATTACCccgaagaggaagacagCGATTTCAAGGTCGGCGGTGCCATTGGCGTCATGGCCCCCAACTCTGAGGCGGTTGTCGAGGACGTCTTGGATGCCCTCATGGTGCCACGCTTCCTTCGAGACAAGCCTGTGCTGATGAAGACGTCCAAGGGCCGATGGCCTACCGTGTGGGGAGACGACAAGCCCCGTGAGCTCGTCACGACTCGCCGGGATTTGCTCACCTGGTGTGCAGACCTCCAGTCATATCCCCCCACCAAGCCACTGCTGCGAGTATTGGCCGAGCACGCTGCCGCAGACAACGAAAAGAAGATTCTCAGCTTCCTTTGTGCCGCTGAGGGACAAGGGGCTTTCTGCGACTTCCGATCTGGTCCTGGCATTTCCATTTCTCAGTTGCTGCATGCCTTCCCTAGCGCGCACCCACCCATGGACGAGCTGCTATcagccctgcagcagctcatgcCTCGCTTCTATTCACTTTCCAACGACCCTCACGATACGTTCCAGAGGGGTgaccagaagcagcatcgcCTGATTGAGATCGCCGTCACGGTTCATGAGACTGGAGACTGGCGCGAGGGAGCTCGAACGGGCGTGGGCTCTGGCTTCTTTGAGCGCCAGGCCCGCAAGTTCATCAAGGCCCAAGAGGCCGGTGAGAAGACGGAATTCTACATTCCCATGTTCAAGGGCCTGATGGCGAACCCATTGGCCAAGCAGTTCAACGCCGAGGGCCCGATGTTGCTGATTGGAGCCGGCGTGGGCATTGCCCCTTTCCGAGGCTTTGTGCAGCGACGTCTGAAGCAGGCCAACTGCGCCAACAAGGTGTGGGTGCTGCAGGGCATTCGAGACTCGCTGGTAGATGAAATCTACAGTGGCGAGTGGGGTGTCCACGAAGATgaggtgaagaaggtggTACAGAGCCGCCGCGGCGAGGGCAGATACGTGCAAGAGGAAGTCCGAAACCAGTCCGACCTGGTGTGGAGCATCGTCAACGCCGTTGATGGCCGCATCTTTGTGTGCGGCAGCTCCAAGGGCATGGGCGAGGGCGTTGAGGAGGCTCTTGTGGacgtggccatggccaagggCAACCTTGAGCGCGAAGAGGCTCGGAATTTCtggcagctgaagaaggaggctggTCAGTACATTGCCGAGACGTGGTGA